A genomic window from Methanomassiliicoccales archaeon includes:
- a CDS encoding transcriptional repressor, whose product MTFSPIRWTKQLKVIVDIVYTSETPVTADQIFIEARKKIPSISLATVYRNLNRLVAEGLVSETKKGNSAVFYRHPFSNTTFECEVCGRIICLPFEMKNMDLQKSTGLRVKRWSLRLVGICRECENKCT is encoded by the coding sequence ATGACCTTCTCACCTATTAGATGGACCAAGCAATTGAAGGTCATTGTGGATATCGTCTATACGAGCGAGACGCCTGTCACAGCGGATCAGATATTCATCGAAGCTAGGAAAAAGATACCTAGTATAAGCCTCGCAACGGTATACCGCAACCTAAACAGATTAGTAGCCGAAGGATTAGTTTCTGAGACCAAGAAAGGGAATTCTGCAGTTTTCTATAGACATCCTTTTTCAAACACCACATTCGAATGCGAGGTATGCGGAAGGATAATCTGCCTTCCTTTTGAGATGAAGAATATGGATTTGCAGAAGAGTACCGGGCTTAGGGTTAAGCGATGGTCTCTGAGGCTCGTAGGGATTTGTAGGGAGTGTGAAAATAAATGCACATAA
- the cbiQ gene encoding cobalt ECF transporter T component CbiQ, whose amino-acid sequence MRHWPPLGKLLLVLSLLVVSLLSQTIFVPILILTIGAALLMASTELRFPKVIALALLEGIGIFLLGAMVIAFLTINGKILLEIQVLSLTLRLTEGGLQYGLLIFFRALAGVSVMLFYATSTPIPHFATALKQLRVPSYITELIVLVYRYSFLLFEQLEILYTAAQCRLGFRGTRNKFRTTGMLAVGLFIRSMEVAERSQIALFCRNFQGSFPSFKPPPRMTFTWYLAPLIAFLLFYAADLIVIKALQIGW is encoded by the coding sequence ATGCGTCATTGGCCGCCCTTAGGCAAGCTTCTCCTTGTCCTCTCTTTATTGGTAGTCTCTCTCCTTTCTCAAACCATATTCGTCCCAATTTTAATTCTTACGATAGGAGCAGCTTTGCTCATGGCATCCACCGAGCTACGCTTTCCAAAGGTAATCGCTTTGGCGCTTTTAGAAGGAATAGGAATTTTTCTTTTGGGGGCAATGGTAATTGCATTCCTCACAATCAATGGGAAAATATTGCTCGAAATCCAAGTTCTTTCGCTTACTTTGAGGCTGACCGAAGGGGGTTTGCAATATGGTTTGCTAATATTCTTTCGTGCTTTGGCTGGGGTATCAGTTATGCTTTTTTATGCCACTTCTACCCCCATACCGCATTTCGCGACCGCTTTGAAACAACTTCGTGTACCAAGTTACATTACGGAGCTCATAGTATTGGTTTATCGCTATTCTTTTCTACTTTTCGAGCAACTTGAAATATTATATACAGCGGCGCAGTGCAGACTAGGTTTTCGTGGAACTAGAAACAAATTTCGAACCACAGGAATGCTGGCGGTAGGGCTTTTTATAAGGTCGATGGAAGTGGCAGAGAGGTCTCAAATAGCTTTATTCTGTCGAAATTTCCAGGGGAGCTTCCCGTCATTTAAGCCACCACCCCGAATGACATTTACCTGGTATTTAGCTCCATTAATTGCTTTTTTGCTTTTTTACGCTGCCGATCTCATCGTGATTAAGGCGCTTCAAATTGGATGGTAG
- a CDS encoding energy-coupling factor ABC transporter permease has protein sequence MHIPDGLMAPLVWVTGWGLAAIFISLAVLKVNRTLDERIVPFMAILAAGIFVAQMLNFPIVGGTTGHLIGAALATIMVGPWGAVLIITVILLIQGFIFGDGGITALGLNILNMAVVGVSSAYLIIRLTPQKFQYPAFFLAAWLSVFLAASACAIQLALSFALDPSFGIEGSVSIPAMMISHAVIGIGEGIITVGVVAFLSKVAPETMNLRELWKKEVST, from the coding sequence TTGCATATTCCAGATGGTTTAATGGCACCGTTGGTTTGGGTCACGGGGTGGGGTCTTGCAGCTATCTTCATTTCATTGGCTGTTTTGAAGGTTAATAGAACTTTGGATGAAAGGATTGTTCCGTTTATGGCAATTTTGGCTGCTGGCATCTTTGTAGCGCAAATGCTGAATTTTCCCATTGTAGGAGGGACTACAGGCCATCTCATAGGCGCAGCATTGGCAACGATCATGGTAGGACCTTGGGGAGCAGTGCTGATAATAACAGTCATTTTATTGATTCAAGGGTTTATTTTTGGAGATGGCGGCATCACCGCTCTGGGCCTAAATATATTGAATATGGCAGTGGTTGGGGTTAGCAGTGCCTATCTCATTATCAGATTGACGCCCCAGAAATTTCAGTATCCTGCCTTTTTTTTAGCAGCTTGGCTATCAGTGTTTCTCGCAGCCTCTGCTTGTGCCATTCAACTTGCTTTATCTTTTGCGTTAGACCCTTCCTTTGGAATTGAAGGTTCGGTATCGATTCCAGCTATGATGATATCGCATGCCGTAATAGGTATAGGAGAAGGCATTATTACTGTCGGAGTGGTGGCATTCTTGTCCAAAGTTGCACCTGAGACCATGAATCTCAGAGAGCTTTGGAAAAAGGAGGTATCAACTTGA
- a CDS encoding energy-coupling factor ABC transporter permease, producing MHIMEGFLPLEWAIFWFIVSLPFLAWGALRIKRLFADKPDAKLTVAVSAAYMFVLSALKLPSVAGSSSHPTGSGLSTIFYGVGVTSLLASIVLIFQALLLAHGGITTLGANIFSMGIAGPAVAYLAFKSMQKVNVSMSISVFITAFLADICTYIMTSLQLALAYPSNGSILTSFQAFFAIFAITQVPLAIAEGVLLVIFFNFLAESKPDLLKGVIKNPTPSIKGNRNKIVASAVLMILGIAVIANAAIGLLGTDDRGQELIQQIDPNYEPWFSSFFEPDEQLEIALFAIQALIGLSIIAFFAIYLKRNKGGREPEKMESQIT from the coding sequence ATGCACATAATGGAAGGATTCTTACCTCTTGAGTGGGCAATATTTTGGTTTATCGTATCTTTGCCCTTCTTAGCTTGGGGAGCGCTAAGGATAAAGAGACTATTCGCAGATAAACCAGATGCTAAGCTAACGGTTGCTGTCTCAGCTGCATACATGTTCGTCCTTTCAGCATTAAAACTTCCATCAGTGGCGGGTTCCTCATCCCATCCCACAGGCAGTGGCTTATCAACCATTTTCTACGGTGTAGGAGTCACATCTTTACTGGCTAGCATCGTGCTGATTTTTCAAGCCTTGCTTTTGGCGCATGGGGGAATCACAACTTTGGGAGCAAACATCTTTTCCATGGGAATAGCAGGACCTGCTGTTGCCTATTTGGCATTTAAATCTATGCAGAAGGTAAATGTTTCCATGAGCATTTCCGTGTTCATAACCGCCTTCCTGGCCGATATTTGTACTTACATAATGACATCACTACAACTTGCTCTCGCATATCCATCTAACGGATCAATATTAACCTCATTTCAAGCTTTCTTTGCTATTTTCGCTATCACTCAGGTTCCCTTGGCTATTGCCGAAGGCGTGCTGCTGGTAATATTCTTCAATTTCCTTGCAGAGAGCAAACCTGATTTACTCAAAGGCGTGATAAAAAATCCAACACCGAGCATCAAAGGAAATAGGAATAAGATTGTAGCCTCGGCTGTATTGATGATATTAGGCATCGCTGTCATAGCTAATGCTGCAATCGGCCTGTTGGGCACAGATGATAGAGGTCAGGAATTGATCCAACAAATTGACCCCAATTACGAGCCTTGGTTTTCTAGCTTCTTTGAACCGGATGAGCAATTGGAAATTGCGCTGTTTGCCATTCAGGCGTTGATTGGTCTTTCCATAATAGCATTTTTCGCCATTTATCTTAAGAGAAACAAAGGAGGAAGAGAACCGGAGAAAATGGAGTCGCAGATTACATGA